The sequence TACATTAAAATAGTATTTGGCACACGTGTTGCTGCTGTCGGTGGCCCAGGCTTGGCCTGATGGACCCGAAAAGTTAATAATCGGGCCCAAGCTAACCCCAGGCCTGGCTTTTTGACAGCCCTAACACGTGTACGGCCACTGATCCAATTTGAACGGTAAGATCACGGTGAATGGTCCATAACCCAAAGATTCAACCCatctgatgatcctaaccatccaatcagtagACTTCTACTTCGGATATGTGAATCagttccctcttttcttttcaacCAACCATCTATAAATCACCAATCTGCTGTTTAGAGCCATCTGATCGACGCAATCCTTTAGGTATGGCCCATCCACACCATAGGAACATAATGGATCTATCATACATGCTCAATGAACGGTCCTGATATAGTAAGGAATTACCTGGAAGCCAAATAAGCAGATGGTGCCCATGCCTGTCCACGAATGTAAGCTGTACATTTGTAGCACGTGGATATCATGGTGATATTTAAATACGGCGTAGATCCCAACGATTCCCATGACGAAGGCGATCAGAGTAATAGCCATGTGGGCCAGCTTTTGCAGAGGATGCTTTAATGGAATGATCTTGTAGGCCATGATCGCTGCTCACAAAACCAACTTCCATCAGCACCGTTGGATCAGTGGGCCAGTTTGGTCACAGATCGATCATAAAATCAACTCCGCACGTATTGTATGATTCACCATGCATGCATTTTCTAATTAATGTATGGTGAATGATCCAATGCAACTAGGTTGCACCCTATTGCGGTGCAAACGCGTCATTTTCAACTTGTGGAGAGTTCGGAACAGTTTGGACCGTTCATTAAGTCTAGCTAAAATTCATCTTGACCTTGATGCTAAAAGCACACTGATCAGttgatcctaaccattggatAATGCCCATGTTTGCCTGCTTTGCAAGACGGATCAGATGGTTGTGATTGTCAGATCAAAGCAATTCTAGAGAGACAATAGCAATCCAGAGTTGTATTTACTGGATGGACAGCTACTTTCATGGTTGGACCTCTTCCATAATCACGTATCTGGATCGTCCATTTTGTGGGCCTTGATCGGATGGTTAGTATTATTCAGTAAGAATAATTTTAGATTGGTGCATCATAGAGTAGGGCCGACTGAGCAGTCCGTCCAGATCGATAATTGGACTGTCCATGTATTCAATAGAATTAATTTGCACCGTAATCAGGTGCAAAACATGCAAAAGACGATCCAACTCGAAGGACCGTAGTAGGGTATatgtgaaaaataattgaaaaaattaaaatgatCAGTAGTTCATAGGAGGATATGAAATTGTAGACCTCAGGCGTGTACTCTACAAGGTGCAATCAtgtcaatgatctgaaccgttcatcttgtATGTCTCACTTATAAGAACAAATCCGTCTAGCCCATGGCCTGAAATTAAGAGTGGAAATTTGAAAGGCCGGCTGTCcacgttttgaaaacaagcctaACTGCCTGATATGCAGGAGCTTGCGATTCTTACAACATGAGAAATGTGACATGtaccacaagatggatggttctgatcacgAACGGGTGGCATCCATGTATAGTGACGGGACCCACAATTGCTAACTTTTTGGATGGTCCTACAGACTACCAAATATGTTGTATTAATTTTTTACGATAGACGCGACCGACCGTccaccttttttttattttaaccgaACAAAACCTACTTCCCAATATATATTTCTACCCACGCAGAGGaaccataaaaatgaaaatacccCTACATTTCCATCTACTTTACCTTAGAATCTAGGTATTttcattcaaaattttcttttcatatcCAAAAAATCTACTTTCATGATATAAACTTTCGGCctttcattataaataaatagTATTAAAGGTAAGCGTCTGCAGTActaattttttcaaaattaaaacaaGGGATGATTCGGTGAATACTAATAGACTTTCTCATGGTGTGTTAATGCTGCGTTTTTTGGTGTGGGTGGCGCTCCATTGGTACGGGGaagatgtggagcccacatgatatatgcaggccatccaatccgtccatcatacgCGTCACTTCATACTAATTTCAGTTGCAGAAAAATCTGGCCGATCAGAAATTCTTGTGGGCGACAACATGGAACAATGTGAGAGAGAACGACTACCTTTGATATTAACAGGGGCCCACCTGAACTGAAAAGCTCCATGATTTATGTCTTGACCCTCCATCGAGGATAGATGAAGTGTGCAAACGGCCTAGATTTCATATATACAACATTGCGGTTATGCACGCAAATCAAGGGTAGGTGTTCCCTCCTAACTTATTACTGCGTTGTGTGGTCCACAAGATTTACAAACCGTTCTGATTTTCTAATAATGACCGTAATATTCTCTGATGCATCTGattgacggattggattttattcatacatcatgtgggtcccacatttacgGTACCATAGGTGCGCGCCACAGTGGATTTCATACCTTCTCCCGCGACGATAGTAAACCCAATATGTACAAGAAACGGGTGCACCTGCAGGAAAGTGTCAATCCACATTTTCAGGTATCACACAACATCCTACCAATTTTTCagtgatcctaaccgttgatatgatgaacCCCACCGTGGATGCCCCACGTGCCAAAAATCCCTCTGGTTGAAATATTTTTAGTCCTCGGTCCCTTGGCTTTTCACAATCAAATGTGgaccgttgtttttttttttcactaattAAAGGGTAACGATCTGCCCCCATCTAGTGTATTTTTGGTgcacaaagtggggcccatgataacAATGCTTTCAATTGCTTAATGAACGGCCCTCCTTCAACGAGCTAAAGAAAAACCATAAGTAACATGAGCACGTTGTTTCTAGAGAATTCTCGAGTTTATAGACTTTACACCCTTTTCTCAGAAAATGGCCAATCATCCACCGTTCCTTCCAAAACAATCTTGTGATTTGGATGACAATGGATGAATGTGTATACACCGAAGAACGGTGTTTAGCTCTCGCACCGGATCAGTTTAAAAGGCCGGATCCACTAAAAAGCTTTGTAAGTTAGAACTTAACCTACaataagctctgtggggcccactctgatgttttaactaaatccaatccgtccattatgtggggcccctcATTTATCATAGAAATGCAAAACAAATAGGCCAATCCAAGTCCAGTTTCgtccacaccatgtaaaatcattgaGAGCGTTGCCAAGCTCACACGCGTTTACAAGTCAGATCATGTATATGCCAACGTGGTAACACGTgtaatatccaagccattgatcagaAGGGTACCGCTATGTAGATTCAATATCCCAAGAATCATTTCGATCCActagtaaggtgggccacaattattTGAACATATATACGGTTGTTAAAAAATCGATTGAAGTTCGCACATCTACTCAGTGGACCACTTTATCTTTAGGCAGTAGCATCTTCACAGTGAgatctacatgatggatggcttggatatttcacatgtgtGCCACCGTGGCATGTGTGGTGACTAGTgtattagctgacttgtacacccGTGTGGACCAATATTCAATTTCAGTATAAAATAATACGAAGTGGACTGAACGTATCGACCATAGTTTAAAAACACGAGAAACACGAGAAATCTTTCAACTCGAAAcccgagttgagtcgactcagaaacTCTGACTCACAACTCGATTAGAGTTTTGTtggttgggtccttactcttactccggtggtagactcttaagagtttcaacaccgggttgagggttcgagtacccataggtggtgaaatcccactacgtgtgagtgtgtggtggtgtttgtacgtgtgttaaaaaataaaattaaaaattaaaaaaaaataaaaaaagagtttTATCGGTTTTTTCCCGTGTTTTACCGAATCGAGTTGGGGTTTTCTCAAATTTTGACAGAGTCATGACCAGATTGAATTTTTCTCAGAGTCTTGGTGACATCtagtcgagttgagctgactcATGCTAGACAAGATGAACTTTTTCGAGTTTTAAAAATACAGTAACATCACATAACGCATAATCTTTGTATAAGAATGTAATAACGGTGCGAACTGATACAAACAGTACTATTTTACACATACTCATATCATGAAACAACCGATCATACCGCATTGATCGGATGAATTTATTGCGATTTTTATATCGGAATATAATAAggttgtgtgtgtgtattgatatTTTTGAACTGGGTGTGGGAACCGTCATTTTAAGAGTCTGACGAATCATGTGACTCGGATGAGTTGACTCAGACTCGGACTAGTCCGACTGGTTCAATACCACGAGCCTCCACCTGGGCAAGTTATGACTTGACTCAGAAACGAACAAGACAGTCGAGTCACTGAGTTTTTAAATGAAGGTAGAAACTAACTTACATTGAAAATATGTTGTTCGTTGTCGGAATTAAGATCGACGCCCCCACGGAAATGAAACACCCATACGAGCATGAGAATGACTGCGACCACACCAAACAAATGCGCAACTAACGCAGCGACGGCTGCTGAGCGTCGGAAAGTGGCCCAGTCGGTGATGGCCATGGCACATCCAAGGAGAAAATGTGTGagaaaatttgtgttttccaagtCTCCTTGGGCATCAATGGTTATAATGAGTTTATTTTTTGAAGAGAAAGAAAGTGCAACCACCCTTGAGTTTATATTATATAGAAGAGGGTTGCTTGAAAACATCGCAATGTATTGCAATATAATGCATCGGcactttagcctttgaatatGGGTTATTTTCctatcatccaaaccatttatatgatgagtTTGTTTGATGGAATGTCAACATAAATTAAAGCTTTCAATTGGATTATTTCGACCCTTTGATAATTTAACTCTTTTATTTTCAGTTAGATTATCTCAACCTTCTGATAATTTGGCTCTTTTACTTTCAAATCCTTTGAAACCCAAATCCCACAGCTAGTCTCAATGTATCTTATTACAATATATAGGTAGGGATGTATTAAGTGAAACCATTGTAGGAGGGTACAATAATGCAAAAGTGCGTGTGATCATCCTTCCTTTTATGATAATGTCTCACAAGCTACTAGTTGTAAATGAGACTTTTGTGCAAATGctgagtgtgggacccaccatggtgcatgatGGTATGCAAGCTGTCCatctagcaaggttgccctaaAATAAGATAGGCAGCTTAATTTACACTATCGTTTTGGTTGTTTTGGTGATGGCCTGGAGCTCTTTGATCTTCctcctatttataaaatttttcAGTGGTTGCTAGAGAGTGATCTATGTTATCACTTTCCATATTTACTAAGTAGAATAACCACCTGGGTCATAAACGGTCACAGCCCATCATGACTCATCATGTGTACTGCACATTTGTTGCTGGTTAGCCACCTATTGTGCGCACATCTTCATGATACTATGTATGTTAGACCCTCTCACACGGCCACATTTGAATGTTTGTTATCCTCT is a genomic window of Magnolia sinica isolate HGM2019 chromosome 15, MsV1, whole genome shotgun sequence containing:
- the LOC131227163 gene encoding probable ascorbate-specific transmembrane electron transporter 1, with translation MAITDWATFRRSAAVAALVAHLFGVVAVILMLVWVFHFRGGVDLNSDNEQHIFNVHPFLVHIGFTIVAGEAIMAYKIIPLKHPLQKLAHMAITLIAFVMGIVGIYAVFKYHHDIHVLQMYSLHSWTGMGTICLFGFQWLFGFLTFMYPRASGQTRAWIIRWHASSGLIIFLLAICNIQSGLSEQLLFLGLMRDKQARVMNFTGLMTILYGIAVALTVLLPQ